Proteins from one Salmo salar unplaced genomic scaffold, Ssal_v3.1, whole genome shotgun sequence genomic window:
- the LOC123733163 gene encoding mediator of DNA damage checkpoint protein 1-like gives MMNRRPNLNGSGGPRSIGVPLLCPSNRVLLEREEVSQDPVMASSFRPSAFPSLHVVPRPPPPDDVWSKRPTAAHRKRRDLQSLVPVQDGCRESPGWINSSSSQLPAKTNRRRRNKELSFTEVLKNYKLLPDSRPSSPESLHQHEMMIPRIPVSITRPEGRPSNPRRPTRRPVRPVVLVQPDVQPSRPEGRPSNSRRPTRRPVRPVVLVQSDVQPSKPEGRPSNSRRPTRRPVRPVVLVQPDVQPSKPEGRPSNSRRPTRRPVRQVVLVQPDVQPSRPEGRPSNSRRPTRRPVSPVVLVQPDVQPSRPEGRPSNPRPPNRRPVRPVVLVQPDVQPSRPEGRPSNSRRPTRRPVSPVVLVQPDVQPSRPEGRPSNPRPPTRRPVSPVGLVQLDVQPSRPEGRPSNPQCPNRRPVSPVGLVQSYVQPSRPEGRPSNPRSTTRRKVRPSNPVCPVILESRPPSPVSITTSIVDLVQFESCPAVSLVQPESRPACPLTLEELALSESCSFSNNVFVLSMPKAAQPEEAARGSSSAPRDIIRPEAFVQTGPLLARRAQRDAPPPKKLPKPPVDPRPKLLPSLGQGNVSLVSANAWDERTKKKRKKGVRVQRSSLGLRHIPRDLELAMMRPRLVKSADPSQRPYQPWDDEDEVDIYALRRTAFMCPMYDQEESSGRGNKRVAVEALDNIPFRRKITLCYFMGAQGHAAKRLLTPPPSIYTTPP, from the exons ATGATGAATAGGAGGCCCAACCTGAATGGGTCTGGAGGACCAAGGTCCATCGGTGTTCCACTACTCTGTCCTTCTAACAGAGTGCtgctggagagagaagaggtcagCCAGGACCCAGTGATGGCCTCCTCTTTCAGGCCCTCAGCGTTCCCCTCCCTGCATGTTGTGCCTCGGCCTCCCCCTCCTGACGACGTCTGGTCCAAGAGGCCCACAGCTGCCCACAGAAAGAGGAGAGACCTCCAGTCCCTAGTTCCTGTCCAGGATGGATGTCGTGAGTCTCCCGGTTGGATTAACAGCAGCAGCTCCCAGCTGCCTGCCAAAACCAACAGACGCAGGCGCAACAAGGAGCTCTCCTTCACTGAGGTTCTGAAGAACTACAAGCTTCTACCTGATTCCCGGCCCAGCAGCCCAGAGAGCCTGCACCAGCATGAGATGATGATTCCTAGAATCCCTGTCAGCATCACTAGACCTGAGGGGAGGCCTAGCAACCCTCGACGCCCCACAAGACGGCCTGTTAGACCAGTTGTCCTGGTCCAGCCTGACGTACAGCCTTCCAGACCTGAGGGGAGGCCAAGCAACTCTCGACGCCCCACTAGACGGCCTGTTAGACCAGTTGTCCTGGTCCAGTCTGACGTACAGCCTTCCAAACCTGAGGGGAGGCCAAGCAACTCTCGACGCCCCACTAGACGGCCTGTTAGACCAGTTGTCCTGGTCCAGCCTGACGTACAGCCTTCCAAACCTGAGGGGAGGCCAAGCAACTCTCGACGCCCCACTAGACGGCCTGTTAGACAAGTTGTCCTGGTCCAGCCTGACGTACAGCCATCCAGACCTGAGGGGAGGCCTAGCAACTCTCGACGCCCCACTAGACGGCCTGTTAGCCCCGTTGTCCTGGTCCAGCCTGACGTACAGCCTTCCAGACCTGAGGGGAGGCCAAGCAACCCTCGGCCCCCCAATAGACGGCCTGTTAGACCAGTTGTCCTGGTCCAGCCTGACGTACAGCCATCCAGACCTGAGGGGAGGCCTAGCAACTCTCGACGCCCCACTAGACGGCCTGTTAGCCCCGTTGTCCTGGTCCAGCCTGACGTACAGCCTTCCAGACCTGAGGGGAGGCCAAGCAACCCTCGGCCCCCCACTAGACGGCCTGTTAGCCCCGTTGGCCTGGTCCAGCTTGACGTACAGCCTTCCAGACCTGAGGGGAGGCCTTCTAACCCTCAATGCCCCAATAGACGGCCTGTTAGCCCCGTTGGCCTGGTCCAGTCTTATGTACAGCCTTCCAGACCTGAGGGGAGGCCGAGCAACCCTCGGAGCACCACTAGGAGAAAAGTGAGGCCCAGTAATCCTGTTTGTCCCGTTATTCTTGAGTCCCGACCTCCCAGTCCTGTGAGCATCACTACCAGCATTGTGGACCTAGTCCAGTTTGAGTCCTGTCCTGCTGTGAGTCTGGTCCAGCCTGAGTCACGTCCTGCCTGCCCTCTGACCCTGGAGGAGCTGGCCCTTTCAGAGTCATGCAGCTTCAGCAACAATGTGTTTGTTCTCTCCATGCCGAAAGCTGCCCAGCCAGAGGAGGCTGCAAGAGGGAGCAGCAGCGCACCCAGGGACATCATCAGGCCTGAAGCCTTCGTCCAGACAGGACCCCTGCTGGCCAGGAGAGCCCAGAGGGATGCTCCTCCTCCAAAGAAGCTCCCCAAACCCCCTGTGGACccccggcccaaactgctgccctCCCTGGGCCAGGGCAACGTGTCCCTTGTCAGTGCCAACGCCTGGGATGAAAGgaccaagaagaagagaaagaaag GAGTCAGAGTCCAGAGGTCTAGCCTGGGCCTGAGACATATCCCCCGTGACCTAGAGCTGGCCATGATGAGGCCCCGTCTGGTCAAGTCGGCCGATCCCTCCCAGCGTCCCTACCAGCCGTGGGACGACGAGGACGAGGTGGACATCTACGCCCTGAGGCGCACAGCCTTCATGTGCCCCATGTACGACCAGGAGGAGAGCAGCGGCAGGGGCAACAAGAGGGTGGCAGTGGAGGCCCTGGACAACATTCCTTTCAGAAGGAAGATCACCTTGTGTTATTTCATGGGGGCGCAGGGTCATGCTGCCAAAAGACTACTAACCCCACCCCCCTCAATTTACACAACACCCCCTTAG